The genomic stretch GCCGCCTGATCAAACGCGTCGGCTATAGTCCTCTCCTGCTGAACTCCTTTGAGGCCGACGGCCATAAATTTGTGCTGGATGAAAGCAAGCCTGAGCGCTTCTCTCGCAATGGCCTGTTCTACCTTCAGTTCTTCGAGCGTCTGAGGTATCGTCGTCGGCCTTATCATTTTATTGCGGATCCTGTTCCTCAGGTCTTTTTCGTCCATCTTGAAAGGGACCCACCTCATAATGTTTGGAATTCCTGCTTCCGCCATGACGTTCGAAATCGAATATGACATCCCGAGGTTGGCAGAGACCGTTCTGTTGAAGACGGGCTTTCCTTCCGACTTGTCTTCAAAAACGCTGAATACGTCCGTAGTAGCTCCTCCTATGTCCACACCTATGACCTGAATGTTCTCTTGTTTAGCAACCGTCTCTATCAGAAGTCCGACAGCTCCGGGCGTCGGCATTATACTGACGTCGGTCCAGGACATAAGCTTTCTGTATCCGGGGGCCTGAGCCATCACGTGTTCCATGAAAAGGTCATGAATCTTGTCCCTGGCCGGTTTTAAATTTTCTCTTTCGAGTATTGGCCTCAGGTTGTCGACAATGAAAAGCTCCGTCTTTTCCTTGAGCCGTTCTGCAACCATTTCTCTGGCGTCCTTGTTACCCGCGAAAATAACCGGAAGCTTGAATGTCGATCCGAAGCGCGGTTTCGGATCTGCGGCGGCGATGAGCTCGGCGAGTTCAGCGACGTGCTTTGTCGTCCCGCCGTCTATTCCACCAGAGAGCAGAATCATGTCCGGCCTAAGGTTTCTTATTCTCTCGATTCTCTGGTGGGGAAGTCTTTTGTCGTTCGTCGCGATGACATCCATGACTATGGATCCTGCGCCGAGTGCCGCTCTGGCGGCCGATTCGGCCGTCATATTCTTTACTACCCCGGCCACCATCATCTGAAGTCCTCCACCTGCCGAAGATGTAGAAATGTATATGTCCACAC from candidate division WOR-3 bacterium encodes the following:
- a CDS encoding glutamate mutase L; the encoded protein is MKTILATDCGSTTTKAILIQKDDKAGRYRLIVRGEAPTTVESPFEDVTIGVLNSVKEVEELVDRKIIENDLIAKDKSESEGVDIYISTSSAGGGLQMMVAGVVKNMTAESAARAALGAGSIVMDVIATNDKRLPHQRIERIRNLRPDMILLSGGIDGGTTKHVAELAELIAAADPKPRFGSTFKLPVIFAGNKDAREMVAERLKEKTELFIVDNLRPILERENLKPARDKIHDLFMEHVMAQAPGYRKLMSWTDVSIMPTPGAVGLLIETVAKQENIQVIGVDIGGATTDVFSVFEDKSEGKPVFNRTVSANLGMSYSISNVMAEAGIPNIMRWVPFKMDEKDLRNRIRNKMIRPTTIPQTLEELKVEQAIAREALRLAFIQHKFMAVGLKGVQQERTIADAFDQAATGTSLVDMMKLNMLIGSGGVLSHAPRRAQSALMMIDAFLPEGDTMLAVDSIFMMPHLGVLSTVHPEAATEVFDNDCLIRLGHCIAPVEKKKKKPGNHCIKIKFESGREESVEFGTLKLLEFPEGKKEKAIISPERNFDVGAGFGKELTTELEGGVVGLIVDTRGRRPFEIAKTEEERVQKLTAWNKSLNIYPDER